CAGGGAAGAAGGTTAAGTTTTTGTGTAGTTTTGGGGGGAAGATTTTTCCTAGACCAAGCGATGGTATGTTGAGATATGTTGGCGGACAAACAAGGATTATTAGCGTGAGGAGAGATGCGAGTTTCAATGAGTTAGCGCAGAAGATGGAGGATACTTACGGACAACCTGTGGTTATCAAATATCAGCTTCCTGACGAGGATCTTGATGCACTCATATCGGTTTCATGTCCAGATGATCTTGATAATATGATGGACGAGTATGAGAAGTTAATTAGGAAGGATCGTTCAGCTAAGTTgaggatttttttattttcgctTATGGAGCTTGATGGAGCTGGCTCGGTGCAATTAGGGGATTTACATGACAGTGGACAAAGATATGTTGACGCTGTAAACGGGTTTGGTGACAGTGTTGGATGTGCTATTGCTAGGAAGGATAGTCTGGCTAGTGCAACTTCAACTCAGAACTCCGAGTTTAGTGGGACTGAGGCTGTTGATAGCTCAGGTCCTGGTCAAGTGGATGTGAATGGCGCACCGGTAACCACCATGTTTTCTCCTAGTGGGAACCCAACAACTCCTCATGACAATAACCCAAAATTTGTGCCAGTGGAATCTAATCCTCAAGTTTATGCCGATTCATCTGCAGCATCTATGGGCATTCCCATTGTCAAATCTGGTCCTCCCCAAATTTTGTCCTCTCAACCTGAGGTTGAATTTGAGAGGTCTGCACCAGTTAGTGTGCCACAACACCAATTGGGGTTTGATTTCCAGCAAGCTGTGGTTGGTGTTTCACAACCTGCACCCCAGTTACAGACTTATGTGGATTCTCGTCAGGAAATCGCAAATCACGCTGATTACATGCATATGCCTGCCCATTTAAGATTTCACAATGGTCAATTGATGGGCTCTGCCGGATCTGTTTTCACCCAACAGCAGATTCATGACAGTAATGGTGGTGTTACTTCTCGTCCATTTATTCCTGCAGTGCAGATGACAATGACACCTGCATCTTCTCATGTTGCTATGCGGCCAGCTGTGTTTCAGCAATTTGTACAACCCCAACAAAATCACATGGAACGTTATTCTGATGAAAATACTTTTGGAACTAGGATTGTCCAGCTTCCTGTTGATCCAAGTTACAGTACTTATCAGGCACAGCTTCCACATGCAATCATTGGTGGAGGCTATGGGTGGCGTCCAGTTCCGCAGACAGAGCAGGTTATCTACTCAGATGGATCAGTACCTCACCAACAGGTAGTTTTTCCCGAGAAAGTTCAGAGACCGGATGACTGTTTTATGTGTCAGAAAGCATTGCCTCATGCTCATTCAGATCCTGTCGTACAGGACCAAAGAGACAGTGGTGTTAGTCCCTCACCTATTTCAAACACAACTCGTCATAGCCTCCCTTTAGGAGAGACTATGAATTCTCAGTATGTCAACTGTGGTATGGTAGGTGGAGGTCTGGCAGATGGCATTCCAGAGCAGGGTACTGGGGCGAGATCCACTGCGTTTAGCCATGTTGATCATCAAGTTGGTTTGCAGCAGTCGGAGGCGGTTGTTTTTTCTCAAAATCCCGAGTCCCTTCATGAAAGTGAGAGGATGAAAGCACATTTAGTTGACAATTCCAATCAATTTAAGATTGCAGTTACCCATGGTATGGTAGGTGTGATAGGATATACTGGTGCAATTCCTCAGTCTCACCTCGCAGATACTGTCCAGCAGCATTTTGTGCCAACGGAGAACCATCTTAACGAGGAAGCTTTGCACAAACCTAATAGTCGTGATTTCCCTCTTTTTTCCGGTGTAAGTAAAGCTTCTGAGCTTTTGGCTCATGAATTACCAGTAGACTATCCTGGTAAACTGCCTCGTGTTTGTTCCAAAGAAGATGTTGAGGACTCCCGGGTATCCAGTGAACAATTAAGGCCAATTGATGGGCTCATGGAAACTCTCCAGATATGCCCACCAGAGAGTGTTGCTAATTACGAGCAGAATAAGTCTCCTGATTATCAATTGAGAAAGGAAGAGATCTTGGATCACAGAACCCAGCCGATAGCCGGGATGGATGTCCTTCTGGATACCACCTATAACAAACCTCAAGTGGTCGTCGACTCAAGTCATGCTAACGAAGTACTGCCTACCTCCATAGAAGATTCTTATGTGTTTAATTCTCAACCAATGAATTCATATGTGGTTACACAACCGCCTATTTCAGGCAACCAAGGACCGTATCCACAATCAAAGATTGGAATTCATCTCTTAGACTCTGACGAGTTAACTTATGGAAACCCTGGAATCTCTGCTTTCGAGCCAGCCTATGCTCTTGATAGGAATTACCCTGTTGAATGGAGAAATGATGTACAGTTACAACCAAAAGTTGGTCCTACGGAAATGGAAGCTGCATTATATGTGCCATCCAGCAGAGTTGAAGATGTTCAGGATTCCTCAAATTCACTATTCAGCAACCAGGACCCTTGGAATTTAAGGCATGATACTCATCTTCCTCCTCCTAGACCTAACAAAATTCTGACAAAAAAAGAAGCTTTTGATAATAAGGATCGTTTCAGCGAGAACCATTCAAGCAATGCTGGCGAACTAATGACAGAAGGGTTGATGGGGGATTCATCTTCAAAGCCACTGATTAATGCAAAGAATGATTTTCATACAGAGCAAGATCAGCCATCCAAAGGTCAGAAAGTGTTTATATGTCATATTTTATGTGTGTGTATCTTTGTATATATGGATAAGTGGAACTTATTGTGTATTTTTGCATATCTGGATCGGAATCATCAGTGCTTTgacaattttatgtttattggTTACGTTTAAAGGCTCTGTGGAGGAACGTATCAAGCAAGAGCTTCGTGCTGTAGCTGAGGATGTAGCTGCTTCAGTCTTCTCATCAGCTACTACTAATTCTGACTCAATGGCTCATCAAAGAAATGAATTAATTTATGGATCAAGTCAAGACAAGGAAGTTCCACACAAAGATGTAGAAATGCAGCACAAAGCCAAGTTTGAGGTGCTCagtcatatttttttatgtctCTTTGTTttcttaatcattttttttaatctggAAAACTAACAGGCCTTTTCCATCTTTTCTTGTACTTGATTATCTCAGGATATGAAGAATAAACGGCCAGAAAAGCTAAATTTTGGATTTATGGTATCAGAAGGCATTGGTCGCTTGCaggttgaaaaaaaaatagttctttgtttaattttgtgTTGTGTTTTTGTGGCTATCTATGTCAAAGAGTTTTTTCTTTTGGCAGATCATAAAGACTGATGACCTTGAAGAACTGCAAGAATTGGGTTCTGGCACCTTTGGCACTGTATATCACGGAAAGTGGAGGGGTACTGATGTTGCAATTAAACGGATCAATGATAGGTGTTTTGCTGGGAAACCTTCTGAACAGGATCGCATGGTTTGTGTTATTTACGTTCCAGCTTTttacagattttttttttaaatctgtcTCTTCATCATTTACTTTTTCCTGGgattgttagattccatcttaaaaccaattggtgttaaggggaggtgcccaaccaatatttaaacacatgtccattcacatacacaaccaatgtgggatacTCCCACTTCAACTTGTTAATGCTATGTTGCTTTGGTATTAAATTTACTTTGTTTGCTGGTATTATCATAATTTCAGATAGAAGATTTCTGGAATGAAGCAATTAAGCTTGCTGATTTGCACCATCCAAATGTGGTAGCTTTTTATGGTGTTGTGCTTGATGGTCCTGGAGGCTCTGTAGCAACAGTGACTGAATACATGGTTAACGGTTCTTTAAGAAATGCTTTGCAGAAGAATGAAAGGTTTTTCTTCCTTTTGCTCTCTTTCTTGTCTTTTTGTGTCATTTTCCTGCAATTTTCCGTTTGCTTCATATACAGAATGACATAAAGATTGCTATCAGGAGCCTTGACAAGCGTAAGCGACTGCTTATTGCCATGGATGTAGCCTTTGGAATGGAGTACTTGCATGGGAAGAACATCGTACACTTTGATTTGAAGAGTGATAATTTACTTGTCAACCTTCGAGATCCTCACCGCCCAATATGCAAGGTCAGTTAATAGATATAAATAAGTGCGAGTTTAGTGGCTGACAAGCCTggcttattaaaattttatgatttgttGAAATTTGCTCCTCTTTGGTGCTCTGCTCTATCTCATTTACTGTATAAATTGGACCACTAGAAATTATTGAATGCTGTAAAACTACCTTTGACGCTTAATGCTACACTGACAAGAATAGAGGGATAACTATTTAGACTATTGCTGGTTCTTTAAAATTTAGTGTTTACTTAGAATGATTTAAGAATATCCATAGAATTAAATTATGGGGATTTTCTGTGTAATTTCGACTCATTTAAGCTTCAAGCTAAGATTTAATATTATCTTAATTATGAAAGAGAAGTCGATGATGGGATAATCTCGAACTGAAGATTGGATGTCAACATACTCTTATATCTTGCTTTGCAGTTGCCTTCGCTtgaagtttataaaattaacccaaacgtttttagAAGTGTCGTTGAAAGGATTGAGCAACTATGCCGGTGTGGCATCGCGGCATCTGTACACATGGGCGCTTATGTTGCAGCTTGCTGACAAATTTATTGCTAGTTAAATTGGAGATAGCTTTATCTTCAAAGTAGCACTATTAATCAAGTGGGTATTTTTAAGGCTTCCAGGTGATATAAAAGGAATTGAAGGACTAAATCAGTCTGAGTATTTTGTATCTTGAATAATATCATTGTTAACTTGTTGCATGTGTTCTGCACATTCTCGTATGTGAGTTTTGTATTTGCATTATTATTTCAGAATTTCAAGGAAGTTGCGCTTTTATCTCTAGGTAGATATTGTCACTCACACATACTGCCTTCGGAAATTTTTGTGAGTTGGCATAGCCTTCCAGCAATTAACTGTCCTTTTTCTGAACAAATGATGTATATTTACCGTATTCTATTTACATGGGTACAACTGCTGGTTGAACATTTGAACCTGAAATAGCTTATGGTAGCTGTATTAGCAGCAACAGCAGAATATATAATCTAGCAACCAGTTCAGTTCTCAGTTCTGCTTTTGCTTCAGGTTGGTGATTTGGGTCTGTCGAAGGTGAAATGTCACACACTTATATCAGGTGGTGTTCGCGGAACTCTTCCATGGATGGCACCAGAGCTTCTTAACGGTAGCAGTAGCCTTGTCTCCGAGAAGGTTTGTGCATATGTTTTCTCTTTTAATAATGCCgacaagttaaaaaaaaattgcatctTCTCACTTGGCTAGTTGAATTTTGCGTGTCCTGTTGAATATAGGTCGATGTGTTTTCATTTGGTATTGTGCTGTGGGAACTCCTAACTGGGGAAGAACCTTACGCAGACTTACATTATGGGGCTATTATAGGTAATTTCAATGTTTTTACAGTGAATATTATAGTTCTCATTTGATGCCAAAAAACATGTCTCAGCTGACCGAAAATGATATTCAGGTGGAATCGTGAGCAATACATTGCGGCCAGCAGTGCCCGAATTTTGTGACCTGGAATGGAAATCATTGATGGAAAGGTGCTGGTCATCAGAACCATCAGAGAGGCCAAACTTCACAGAAATTGCGAACGAGTTACGTTCAATGGCAGCAAAAATTCCTCCCAAGACGCAGCAACAGCCTACAGTTCAACATTGATTCCAGGCTAGTTTTACTGTTGCTGCTTTTGTCGGAGTGTAGAAAGCTATGTAATTATGTTGCTAAACCTTTATAATACGGGAAGAGTCAGTTAACTCGTattgtttttagaaatttatggcTAATATTGAAAAATAGGAGTCGGTCAGTCCGTAGAATTGTGTTAAATAGATAGGTTTTTtaccttttcttttttaatattctttCAATGTGTTATGTTGCGATAAAGATGCCATTTTGGCAATCTGAAACCTTCTCAATGGTGACATTTGTATTTTGGGGTTTGGTAAAGAAAAATCAACACAATTTTTTGTTTCTCTCTGTGGCTATTCTCAATTGTCTTCGTACACGGCGATGGTTTAATTAAGGTAAGAATTCTTTTATAAACGGTATCTTTATGGTATCCTAAACTCAGATCCCTCTAGATTTTAATTATCTTGTACTTTCCTGAAGAGGTGCAGGATTAAGAAATTGCATTGTTATGCATGCTGGGAATGGCACTACTAACCACTagtttttgattgtatataGCTAGGAATATCAAATTGAATCAAAGTGATTTTTGGTTGGTAAAAATCGAACCGGACCCTGAAAATAATATatctagtttatttatttctaaaattttagtttagtttaatttttaattttgataaaccaaaaaaataaaactatatctatataatttattaatttttaagaaTGCTATTTTATTTGTCATAAAGAATaatgctattttttttaaagaatattaaTATTGTTTAGGCAAAATGAATTTATCAACTAATAACTTTAGCATGTTAGTCAAATACattagggaaaagggtcatatATGCCCTTAAGGTTGGCCTTCAGGATCAATTAAATCCTCAATGTTCGAAAATGTTCAAATATGCCcacaacattttaaaaaatgaacaaccaAGCCCTTAATTTTGACTACCAGGTTCCAAACGTCTCATTTATAAGTCAATCCTTCAGGGCATAGATGACCCTTTTCCCAATACATTATgatctttaaattttacttgttaggtctattttcttttttaatatatcCACGATTTGTTTGAAACTAATGGAAATGTTGTAAATACATAGTGGgctatattttataaatataaacatatatcACTACGTCACATCAATTCCAAAGAAGTCAtgaatatatttgacaaaaatgaattcaaaaaaaaaattgataaaattaaaaaacaatgaGTTATCtgataatatttcaaaattatgatataatttcacctatttttttacgtatttaaatgattaaaatgtatGACATATCACAATCTAGTTTACGATTGATTTTAAAAGTTATCTATCAATTTTTATcgtttatcttttgaaaaaattaaaagaaaaggtATTTTATATTTAGGTTAAACTGAATTTTACTCTCTATTTtgatatgattttaaaaatcaaacgattatATTTTCAGTATCAAATGCACACCCTTAAAGTTAATTCTAATATAAGCGTGTAGTTATAAAGGTAAGTCGTTTAAGCTACCGTGTTTTCTAATCCTTTCGCCGGCAAAAACAAGAAGCAGATGAGTGGTCAACTATGGCTGCTTCCATTTCTTCGAAATTTCCTTGTATAATTTGTCCACATTTCTTCTCCAATTTCACTCCATCTCAAGTAATGGCAAGAACCCAAGAAACCCCTTACTCGCCAATTCTACAGCATCAACAAGACTCCGATCATCTTGATGACTTCTCAACCAGTGGCTGCAACTGCTTTCATTTCTTCTCCCTCAGTTCCAACGCCAATCAACAAAGCGAcagaagaaattcaagaaaGTTAAAGAGGTTTCTGAGTTAGTTGCAGGGCCTAAGTGGAAGAATTTCATTAGAAAGATTAGTTTGTGTgtcaagaaaatgaagaaacaaAGGAACTATAATAATCAGTTTCAGTATGATCCTCAAAGCTATGCTCTTAATTTTGATACacaagaagaagatgatgaaatTCTTCCTATTTTTTCTTCTCATCATTCTGTTGGTGATCGcaaatatcaaaatggtttGTAAGTGATTGTTTTAAGTTCTTCATTTTCTTATTCATGATTGTTTCATTTATATATAGTGTAAAGGAAATTAGTGACTAC
This region of Mercurialis annua linkage group LG1-X, ddMerAnnu1.2, whole genome shotgun sequence genomic DNA includes:
- the LOC126653479 gene encoding uncharacterized protein LOC126653479 isoform X1, whose protein sequence is MAFDQNYIPKDLRPINVARTLPEEPRIAAMVPAATGAPSSATTTAATCRNPEFYSSPDGSISLYYPANVPDATGFVGLAYGSPAPGVVPWAPRLTVPVGSVNVGAVNTQGVGFGYSPSFANRVVSNAIDHSANDMVVGVGGSPHLSNRVNAHVSNESTGLPFSYNPSLGSRGSGNGVDHGSEDGGDDSAPGKKVKFLCSFGGKIFPRPSDGMLRYVGGQTRIISVRRDASFNELAQKMEDTYGQPVVIKYQLPDEDLDALISVSCPDDLDNMMDEYEKLIRKDRSAKLRIFLFSLMELDGAGSVQLGDLHDSGQRYVDAVNGFGDSVGCAIARKDSLASATSTQNSEFSGTEAVDSSGPGQVDVNGAPVTTMFSPSGNPTTPHDNNPKFVPVESNPQVYADSSAASMGIPIVKSGPPQILSSQPEVEFERSAPVSVPQHQLGFDFQQAVVGVSQPAPQLQTYVDSRQEIANHADYMHMPAHLRFHNGQLMGSAGSVFTQQQIHDSNGGVTSRPFIPAVQMTMTPASSHVAMRPAVFQQFVQPQQNHMERYSDENTFGTRIVQLPVDPSYSTYQAQLPHAIIGGGYGWRPVPQTEQVIYSDGSVPHQQVVFPEKVQRPDDCFMCQKALPHAHSDPVVQDQRDSGVSPSPISNTTRHSLPLGETMNSQYVNCGMVGGGLADGIPEQGTGARSTAFSHVDHQVGLQQSEAVVFSQNPESLHESERMKAHLVDNSNQFKIAVTHGMVGVIGYTGAIPQSHLADTVQQHFVPTENHLNEEALHKPNSRDFPLFSGVSKASELLAHELPVDYPGKLPRVCSKEDVEDSRVSSEQLRPIDGLMETLQICPPESVANYEQNKSPDYQLRKEEILDHRTQPIAGMDVLLDTTYNKPQVVVDSSHANEVLPTSIEDSYVFNSQPMNSYVVTQPPISGNQGPYPQSKIGIHLLDSDELTYGNPGISAFEPAYALDRNYPVEWRNDVQLQPKVGPTEMEAALYVPSSRVEDVQDSSNSLFSNQDPWNLRHDTHLPPPRPNKILTKKEAFDNKDRFSENHSSNAGELMTEGLMGDSSSKPLINAKNDFHTEQDQPSKGSVEERIKQELRAVAEDVAASVFSSATTNSDSMAHQRNELIYGSSQDKEVPHKDVEMQHKAKFEDMKNKRPEKLNFGFMVSEGIGRLQIIKTDDLEELQELGSGTFGTVYHGKWRGTDVAIKRINDRCFAGKPSEQDRMIEDFWNEAIKLADLHHPNVVAFYGVVLDGPGGSVATVTEYMVNGSLRNALQKNERSLDKRKRLLIAMDVAFGMEYLHGKNIVHFDLKSDNLLVNLRDPHRPICKVGDLGLSKVKCHTLISGGVRGTLPWMAPELLNGSSSLVSEKVDVFSFGIVLWELLTGEEPYADLHYGAIIGGIVSNTLRPAVPEFCDLEWKSLMERCWSSEPSERPNFTEIANELRSMAAKIPPKTQQQPTVQH
- the LOC126653479 gene encoding uncharacterized protein LOC126653479 isoform X2: MAFDQNYIPKDLRPINVARTLPEEPRIAAMVPAATGAPSSATTTAATCRNPEFYSSPDGSISLYYPANVPDATGFVGLAYGSPAPGVVPWAPRLTVPVGSVNVGAVNTQGVGFGYSPSFANRVVSNAIDHSANDMVVGVGGSPHLSNRVNAHVSNESTGLPFSYNPSLGSRGSGNGVDHGSEDGGDDSAPGKKVKFLCSFGGKIFPRPSDGMLRYVGGQTRIISVRRDASFNELAQKMEDTYGQPVVIKYQLPDEDLDALISVSCPDDLDNMMDEYEKLIRKDRSAKLRIFLFSLMELDGAGSVQLGDLHDSGQRYVDAVNGFGDSVGCAIARKDSLASATSTQNSEFSGTEAVDSSGPGQVDVNGAPVTTMFSPSGNPTTPHDNNPKFVPVESNPQVYADSSAASMGIPIVKSGPPQILSSQPEVEFERSAPVSVPQHQLGFDFQQAVVGVSQPAPQLQTYVDSRQEIANHADYMHMPAHLRFHNGQLMGSAGSVFTQQQIHDSNGGVTSRPFIPAVQMTMTPASSHVAMRPAVFQQFVQPQQNHMERYSDENTFGTRIVQLPVDPSYSTYQAQLPHAIIGGGYGWRPVPQTEQVIYSDGSVPHQQVVFPEKVQRPDDCFMCQKALPHAHSDPVVQDQRDSGVSPSPISNTTRHSLPLGETMNSQYVNCGMVGGGLADGIPEQGTGARSTAFSHVDHQVGLQQSEAVVFSQNPESLHESERMKAHLVDNSNQFKIAVTHGMVGVIGYTGAIPQSHLADTVQQHFVPTENHLNEEALHKPNSRDFPLFSGVSKASELLAHELPVDYPGKLPRVCSKEDVEDSRVSSEQLRPIDGLMETLQICPPESVANYEQNKSPDYQLRKEEILDHRTQPIAGMDVLLDTTYNKPQVVVDSSHANEVLPTSIEDSYVFNSQPMNSYVVTQPPISGNQGPYPQSKIGIHLLDSDELTYGNPGISAFEPAYALDRNYPVEWRNDVQLQPKVGPTEMEAALYVPSSRVEDVQDSSNSLFSNQDPWNLRHDTHLPPPRPNKILTKKEAFDNKDRFSENHSSNAGELMTEGLMGDSSSKPLINAKNDFHTEQDQPSKGSVEERIKQELRAVAEDVAASVFSSATTNSDSMAHQRNELIYGSSQDKEVPHKDVEMQHKAKFEDMKNKRPEKLNFGFMVSEGIGRLQIIKTDDLEELQELGSGTFGTVYHGKWRGTDVAIKRINDRCFAGKPSEQDRMIEDFWNEAIKLADLHHPNVVAFYGVVLDGPGGSVATVTEYMVNGSLRNALQKNERSLDKRKRLLIAMDVAFGMEYLHGKNIVHFDLKSDNLLVNLRDPHRPICKLPSLEVYKINPNVFRSVVERIEQLCRCGIAASVHMGAYVAAC